ACATATCCTTTTGTTGATTGACTAGGATCTAATGAAGTACTGCTTGGATCTAATCCAGCTTCATCTGaatattcaagattttttatacACACTTCTATTGCAACTCCTGTCGAAGAATCCAGTGGCACATGTTCCAAACGTATAACAGTATCTATAAATCTTACTTTCACTCtacataaaactaaaaaaaaacgaatacatatataatacatatatataaaatttttagttatatacatataatgcatttttaacaaatttttacttGAATCTATTGTTTGTGCAAACAATTCTACTCCTTCTAATGGTTGTGAATTTCCAGCATATTTAGCATCTTCTTGTAAACATTCTTGTGCAAGTTGCATGCTAGATGTCATAGAACTCCACATAGATTCAAACATTGAAGTTCCACTTTTAACTCTTTGTCTAGGTTGAACTGTTAATCTCAAACTTGTTACTTCCACATAACTAGCTTCACTGAGCAAAGCTGACCATGGTATACTAACAGACATTTCTGATACAAAACCATCAACAAATTCTAATGGAAGATGTTGTTGCTCTCCTAATTCATTAAGAGcctattatgataaaaaattcatatgcattataaattttattttttctatttttttaaattattatgtataaaaaaattattttacacataattcaaaataatatgtttattttttttaaactaaaataaagactaacaaagaaatttaaaacaaagaaaatgataataccTGTACATCAAGGCTGACATTGGTTACACGACCAGTTCCATTGTATAGATCTACAGTGAGTTGGTCTAAtgtcaatttttcttccaagaaTTGACCCAGATATCGTTGTAAAAGATACCTGCAAGCTCGTTTTTTGATCCCTTGAGACCAAGGAATACAACCCAACCAAGACATTTTATACCCACGTTTGACAATCTAATCTATAAAAGACAtgggatttttaaaaataattttcttcatacGTTTTGTATTAGGCCTGTTATTCGGGCACAATGTAGGAAAAACACGTGAATTCCATTTTTCTAACACGTGTCTACTTTGGTGCAATGATCCTTAACACAATACGGTGATTCGGATGTAACGGGGTTCTAGCTGCGTAATATTTTCCTTTGGATACACTACAcgacatacatatacacatgCGTACACACATAGAATTCTGACTATCGGACAAACACTGAAATGAAACACTGGTGTCTCATTGACTGAAATCAGCTGACTATGACTATGAAAAGAGATGCACATATTTGTCTTTTCTAATAATCTTTCACTTTTCCGGTAGCGACTGAAattcattctatatttctatcttatatgatatcaaaattttattaagttaaagtatatatagtttttatttatttattataatcagttttattttttatttttcaataataaataatgtattaagattcgaaaataaaattaagttatatatgattttttgaatattattcattaaaaaaatgtttaaaaaatattaattttattgtttattatacatgcaaattaataaaaatacaaattatttttattaaaatattactattaatttttaaaaatatgctattgaaatttttatagcatatttatgtaaaaaaaaaggatttttataaaaatggttttttattaaaaaaatagagattttttcttattacttttttttaaaatgtatatacgaataattttttaaacatgtaaaagtattaaatatttatttagaattttttttatctttaataatttaaattatttactaaatttttcatgtatattaatgatatttcatgaatgaatatttttatacaaaattatatttataaaatataatttaatcgcttaaataaaattgtttaaaaataatcaatgttaAATGGAAGGTTTACTAGCCTGTATGTATCTATATTCATTGtagtttctataatatatataatttttttaagaagtttaattatatagtaattaagAGATctgtctttaaaattatttaatagtatattagaaatttattaagaattattttttctataatatactgcgaatttcatcaatttttattttattatttgaaagatgGCACTAACCAACATTTTACTTCTTAGTCAAATATCTGGATATGTCGTAGCTCTTGTTTTATcactttgtattattataccaATGAGTTTACATGAAGATGAATTTAGGTAAttgttgttttaaataaataaataaatattttaaggcACATAGAAagtagtattaaaatttatgtaaaaaaatatatctatttaatatttgtttacagAGGACATTGtctattattttcaacagGAACTTGGCAAGAATCAGATGGTCAATTTATAGTAAATTGGGCTTCACAAgcttattgtaattatacaatatttgttggtttgatattattattaacatcagCAATACAAATTTATCGACTTTCTTTACTTATGTATCGTGGAGAAGACAGCTCCTTTTTATCTGCATTCATAGATGTTGTTAGTTCAATATTTCTCACAACAATAACTTTAATTgctgcaattattattacacttgGATTTATGACTTGGTGTCAATGTATGACTAAAAGATTTCCATCTTGTGAATTAGCAGCTGGGAATGATATTGATAAAGCTGATGGTATAGATACATCTGGTTTTCATATTGAATTGGGTGCAGTTCAATTTGGTACTTGGACGAGTTTATCTATTTGGGTTGGTCTATCAGTGTTTgcagtattaaaattattgcgatatcatcaattagaaaatatgaaagtttCAATGTACAGAGAAAGACAAAGATTAATAGAGGCAgctagaaataatgaaatacaagaatcaacttaaaaatatgattatgtgacatatttaaactttaaaataatattttattcttactttttagaaaaatatttatattcaatgaaattaattttaaacgcacactttgtaattaatatgacTTAATATGATTACTagtctattaaaaaaaattgaaaaattatatttatcaaaattaagaaattaagaaattatagtgttgaattgaatataatttgtgattaaaagaaataatttattgtatacatttttatctttatacatATCAAGACTGTATAAAACTACAATTTATAGTCTATAACTAGTATAGTTATCTAACATagtattagaatttaaattcagtatctttaatttaaaattaatatatatttaatttaaataatattaatgatatatatttaatataatattttattatattagtgtataatatttttatctaattgtatataatatgtcagaacaatataaattataatagttatacatttataaaaaaaatatattaaaaaatatagcataatgatgtaaattgatattatgattatagatatttgaaaTCACATCTTatgaatatgcaaaataaaaattttatgttataagcaaatataaatataataataactcataaatataataataataatattttgtaaatatgttaatacattattatatcattattataaaagtatatcaaaatttattatataaaaaaactcaaatgaataaatatctttttatataaaaaataaaaatttattacagatttattaattaggaatatttcttatttttttgcatattccAAGTATATCTCTACGACTTCCAACAGGACATTGTTTAggtatttcgattattataaatggttCAATTTCTGATATACATTCTAATTCAAATGTAATTGTATTTACATCTATTACTTTATTAGGAGCACAGGGTCCACCTGtagttcttaaaaaataacatgtgttattatattgtactATACCATCCTGCAGGCAAGGATTTCTTATACATTTtgctataatttcatttttaggaAGCACAACATAATGTTGTGATGCACATGGTCCTTGTCTATATGCTTCATGACAACTATTATTCaatggaaaatatagaaatccaGGTTTACAATCACATATCCTTATATTTCCAGGTCCAGGATAAAGAAGCATATTTTTGGAACATGAGTCtggtataaatattgaattatgttctgttatctaattaaaaaaattttttttttcaaaaaattttttaaaattatttttgcgattaaattaatttttttaccgtcTCAGTGTTGCTGTTTACGTGATATGTTTCTTCATCACTTGGAAAAACAATATCCTGACaagatattacataatttcgaattattaatataatattaaaaactaaccACTTCATTTTGTATGACActacaaaattgtaaattttttaaaaattgaaagaaatatttaattatattcaatatatttaattatgttaataataaataataagttattgaaatttttattaagaaataatataaagttatattattaaactctttatttttaagtatttattctttgtttgagtattattgaaaataataattaaagatattgatGACTGTTTCTTTGAGTGATCTGATGACCCTGgtgatttataaaacataattaaaaaatacaaatcaatTAACCAATCAACATTAAGCATatgctattttttaaaattacactcCCACTATCTTCCCATCAGTTATATAAATgcatatctttaaaaaaaaattattaatacaaaattaatattattttttatttattttataaatatgaatttattaataacaaattaatattattttataattcaggaatatttaatatttaatcatctaAATAtggatcaaaatttatttttatatcattaacacttgataaaaatgaacttTGTTTAAATTCTGGCCAAGATTTAAAATCCATATAAagatcaaaaatttcatttacatttaattgacGAAATtcagtaaatatattataatttttttcttttattaatcttatgcCACATCCAGGAATTATTTtcctgaaaaaattttaatagaaaagatatttatatattaatatattttaatagaaattttgaacaaatattaatctaatactCTAAATAATACTCTAATTTATACTCACTCCAAAGTTGgtattatttttgatgaaggtttatataaattatgtcgAATAAAATgccaaaaattgattatattttctttttcaccaaataatgtaaaaatatcaggTTTTGGTTCTAATTTaacaacataatataaattagtatCAATTTCtacatgtttataatttttccttaattttctttttttttgccatGGTAAAAATCCTTTTCTATCTAATGTTccaaatactttataattaaataatgtattaaacaTAACATAAGTAATTAAACTTCCTTTACCCTGATATgccaatttctaaaaatacaatacattgataattaatataataactatttcaataataattatagttatttgatttataattaagtaaaaaaatattatcaaatgttgcatatattgaacatataaaatgaatactaACATGCCATATATATGGTgataatgcaaaataaaaaattactcttcCATTTATCATAATGcctgtttgaaatattatacttaatattatatgtcttATAAACtgagaattaattaatgttccaattatttgcatataacTTTCTTCTTCCCATTTTCTTTTgggtacattattaaataattcattaaaatcttttaatttatcaggTATATATAATAGCTTGGAtactttaagaaaatttgctttacttataataattcgattaggaaagattttttgtaaattatataattcagaataaaatatgttacgattttcatataaatgtatacaGTTTACACCAGCTTCtaataaatcttttgttaataaacCATATCCTGGATTTAATTCAACAACGTAAgacatatttaacaataaatcatCTTTAATTAATGTAGCAAACTTATTGCTTACTttgtcatttattaaaaatggatctttattatttatagataattttaaataacgttGTGTAATTTTCCatctaaatatagaattaatattttgtaaatattcagaaaataatgaaatttgattatcattttttacaatatttaaataatttatattatttgatgattTTACATCATATGATAATTGCAAActtgaatatgatatatatttttttgtaaaataaaaaatcacacTATTATATAACTTAGTAATTCGTAACATAaagattgataatattattaatttatcatataataatattttacttattattttgtcttaaaatataaatattatattttaaaatattttaaggttATTCTTATACGTTTCATAATTTGACATAAAattcgatgataaaatttgaaatttactttaatagatatatcaaattatgttaatatttgagaaaaaaaatatatatatagtaattattactttttattttttattataattaaaatttatatacatgattttaaaacatgatacaaaataatcaaatctaTAATACtaaagtataataatgattctttAATGATctctaaatatgattttaatttatcatatatattaatatcagtatttaattaaatgtttgaattattatcCGAATAGTGATGCAGTTcgttataattgtttattaattttttaattgatcacatattacgaattattaagtaattattattaattttttatataattataaatttaatttttacgttttttattttatgattttaaaaataatgacattatattaaacaatattaattttttaatacattcctATATAACAGAATATATAACAGAAGAACTAATTTTAtactgtatattttaaatgtaatttttaaatcaaaatttatatttttatttgaaataaaattaaatattttcagcatttttatttaattttttttatacatttatgatagaaatttataaaaatgatgatttcttgaaatattatagtaattgCTACCtagagatataatttaaaaaaatattgattgcatttcatttcatatgtttattagaaatttcatttacattgttttcaatatatatttaataaatataaacataaagaaattattgttatttaacttattatacTATCAAAGAGTTAATATGTAGCTTTGGAAagaactttataatattttattttcttgtattacttaatataaccttgaaaatattactttctaAGCTTtttgcttataattttttatagtctGTGATCTAGAATAATcatgtgtaaaatatatttaaagaattgtgagtgaaatatttaatgattcttgttaagaaaaatagtgtaaatatttaatatcacagaaataaattataaaatggcCCAAAGTGCTTGTTTATTATCTCGAATAATGGCCACTTCTGTATCTGCTACTGTAAGAGCAGGTAAAATCATAAGAGATGTTATGACTCATGGAAGTTTAAATATAGTAGAAAAAGGCAAAAATGATTTACAAACTGAAGCTGATCGTTGTGCTCAAAGGTGTATTATTGCTTCATTAAGCCAACAGTTTccaaatattactattattggTGAAGAAGAACCATCAAACTGTGATATACCATATGATTGGATTGTAACTGATGCAGATCAAGAAatgttacaattaaaattaccaaCCCATTTGGAAGATATAGATCCTAAGGATGTGTGTATTTGGGTAGATCCATTGGatggtatttatatatattatttatttcaattatattatgcaaatatattttatttttaaaatatattaaatcaagttaatatttttaggaaCATCAGAATATGCACAAGGTCTTGTAGAACATGTTACAGTATTAGTAGGAGTGGCAATTGGACATAGAGCAATTGGAGGTGTAATTCATCAACCATATTACAAAAACAAGGAGAATGAAATATTAGGACGTACTCTTTGGGGTATTAATGGTGTAGGATTTGGTGGGTTTGCACCAATTGCTCCACcacatggaaaaataatagttacaaCCACaaggtataattttattttaaaataattagttaattaaattttaaagagaaaattataaatatatattttttcagttcACATTCAAACAGCAATGTTCAAGCAGCTATAAATGCTTTATCTCCTGATGAAGTTTTACATGTTGGTGGTGCTGGATATAaagtaattagaataatataaaattttgcatgattgaattattatcttctaaataattttaatatttttattttttttcaataggtAATACTTTTAATGGAAGGGAAAGCTCATGCTTATGTATTTGCTAGTAATGGTTGTAAAAGATGGGATACTTGTGCCCCTGAAGCTATTCTTCATGCAATTGGTGGTACATTAACTGATATTTATGGAGAGTTCTATTCTTATAATGCAGAAACAACATATTCTAATGAAAGAGGTGTATTAGCTACTGCACCTGGTCAGAATCACCAAtggtatttgaataatataccATACGAATTAAAGCAAAAATTAGaacagtaatatatataattttacagaaaatatttaatatatatttaaatagaagatcagatatcaaaatattctattaatatgaCTAGAATAGAAaacatgtaatttttttttatatttcaaattttttatgaaatgaactaaaaaaattataaaatattagtaaaaaatcGATCAttgtttataagaaatatgttctgatagaaatttttgaatattattttagtaattatttatacttataacaTCTTTTGAGCctctttaaaacaaatataaatataaacaaagaatatatttaaattgatgatacttcatatttttttgctgatattttataattttgatttgagTGTATCACGTAATACTCGACGCAAAATTTTTCCCGATGCAGTTCTTGGAacattttcaatgaattttatgcCACCTCGAAGTCGTTTATGACTCGATACTCGTtctgtaatatatttcattaattaaacaaagaattattaattaaatgattaataatttaccatttacgaatttaataatatcttccgCCGTTATATTAGATCCTTTTTGTTTAACAATAAAAGCAGTGGGTAGTTCTCCTGCTTCTTCATGTGGTAGTCCAATAACTGCTGCATCTTTAATTTCAGgacatgttaataatattgctTCTAATTCAGCAGGTGGAACTTGAAATCCCTTGTATTTAATGAGTTCTTTCATACGATCTACTATATAGAAATAACCCTGTTCATCATAATATCCTACATCTCCTGAATGTAACCAGCCATCTTTATCAATTGTTATTGCTGTAGCCTGTTCATTATCACAATAtcctttcattattaaatctcCTTTGAAGCATAATTCACCGATATTATGTGGTCCTAGAGGTTTACTTGATTTATCTCCATTGATTGGTATTACTTTTGCTAATTATAAGGAAAAGGttcataaagataaataattaatgttcataaa
This DNA window, taken from Apis cerana isolate GH-2021 linkage group LG5, AcerK_1.0, whole genome shotgun sequence, encodes the following:
- the LOC107994377 gene encoding transmembrane protein 179, yielding MALTNILLLSQISGYVVALVLSLCIIIPMSLHEDEFRGHCLLFSTGTWQESDGQFIVNWASQAYCNYTIFVGLILLLTSAIQIYRLSLLMYRGEDSSFLSAFIDVVSSIFLTTITLIAAIIITLGFMTWCQCMTKRFPSCELAAGNDIDKADGIDTSGFHIELGAVQFGTWTSLSIWVGLSVFAVLKLLRYHQLENMKVSMYRERQRLIEAARNNEIQEST
- the LOC107994378 gene encoding uncharacterized protein LOC107994378, yielding MKWLVFNIILIIRNYVISCQDIVFPSDEETYHVNSNTETITEHNSIFIPDSCSKNMLLYPGPGNIRICDCKPGFLYFPLNNSCHEAYRQGPCASQHYVVLPKNEIIAKCIRNPCLQDGIVQYNNTCYFLRTTGGPCAPNKVIDVNTITFELECISEIEPFIIIEIPKQCPVGSRRDILGICKKIRNIPN
- the LOC107994413 gene encoding dimethyladenosine transferase 2, mitochondrial isoform X2, with translation MSYVVELNPGYGLLTKDLLEAGVNCIHLYENRNIFYSELYNLQKIFPNRIIISKANFLKVSKLLYIPDKLKDFNELFNNVPKRKWEEESYMQIIGTLINSQFIRHIILSIIFQTGIMINGRVIFYFALSPYIWHKLAYQGKGSLITYVMFNTLFNYKVFGTLDRKGFLPWQKKRKLRKNYKHVEIDTNLYYVVKLEPKPDIFTLFGEKENIINFWHFIRHNLYKPSSKIIPTLEKIIPGCGIRLIKEKNYNIFTEFRQLNVNEIFDLYMDFKSWPEFKQSSFLSSVNDIKINFDPYLDD
- the LOC107994413 gene encoding dimethyladenosine transferase 2, mitochondrial isoform X3, producing MQIIGTLINSQFIRHIILSIIFQTGIMINGRVIFYFALSPYIWHKLAYQGKGSLITYVMFNTLFNYKVFGTLDRKGFLPWQKKRKLRKNYKHVEIDTNLYYVVKLEPKPDIFTLFGEKENIINFWHFIRHNLYKPSSKIIPTLEKIIPGCGIRLIKEKNYNIFTEFRQLNVNEIFDLYMDFKSWPEFKQSSFLSSVNDIKINFDPYLDD
- the LOC107994413 gene encoding dimethyladenosine transferase 2, mitochondrial isoform X1, which codes for MLRITKLYNSVIFYFTKKYISYSSLQLSYDVKSSNNINYLNIVKNDNQISLFSEYLQNINSIFRWKITQRYLKLSINNKDPFLINDKVSNKFATLIKDDLLLNMSYVVELNPGYGLLTKDLLEAGVNCIHLYENRNIFYSELYNLQKIFPNRIIISKANFLKVSKLLYIPDKLKDFNELFNNVPKRKWEEESYMQIIGTLINSQFIRHIILSIIFQTGIMINGRVIFYFALSPYIWHKLAYQGKGSLITYVMFNTLFNYKVFGTLDRKGFLPWQKKRKLRKNYKHVEIDTNLYYVVKLEPKPDIFTLFGEKENIINFWHFIRHNLYKPSSKIIPTLEKIIPGCGIRLIKEKNYNIFTEFRQLNVNEIFDLYMDFKSWPEFKQSSFLSSVNDIKINFDPYLDD
- the LOC107994414 gene encoding 3'(2'),5'-bisphosphate nucleotidase 1, producing MAQSACLLSRIMATSVSATVRAGKIIRDVMTHGSLNIVEKGKNDLQTEADRCAQRCIIASLSQQFPNITIIGEEEPSNCDIPYDWIVTDADQEMLQLKLPTHLEDIDPKDVCIWVDPLDGTSEYAQGLVEHVTVLVGVAIGHRAIGGVIHQPYYKNKENEILGRTLWGINGVGFGGFAPIAPPHGKIIVTTTSSHSNSNVQAAINALSPDEVLHVGGAGYKVILLMEGKAHAYVFASNGCKRWDTCAPEAILHAIGGTLTDIYGEFYSYNAETTYSNERGVLATAPGQNHQWYLNNIPYELKQKLEQ